A portion of the Jaculus jaculus isolate mJacJac1 chromosome 5, mJacJac1.mat.Y.cur, whole genome shotgun sequence genome contains these proteins:
- the Sh3d21 gene encoding SH3 domain-containing protein 21 isoform X1: protein MEVLVLARYRAQKGDELSLAPGDVVREVCAGPARGWLRGELGGRRGLFPKRLVQEIPEHLRGTGEARRPRCARGTNASSGHPAKFPSLQRWCKVNFNYRPEQEDELTLQTGEIVEVIKEIEDGWWLGKKNGQLGAFPSNFVELLDSGSPSFGNSEMPSISPDSQRPPKLTNLTYDSPPDYLRTVSCPETCRVLFDYQPEAPDELALRKGDLVKVLRKTTEDKGWWEGECQGRRGVFPDNFVLLPPPVKRLVPRKVVSQESAPIKEPKHLKHKTYLPNVKKLPTATPKPSKDKISSTPSGDGKKRPFRDTGSNGKFLSGGPRQPGRKRSQTQAPRRLSVSSKEQEQSNLAKTPTLNNTTTPEKTSLPDQAPSPEKIAAPDKVPTPEKTQTVDDLVPNTESPTSETLKDSNKISTTKTTVDKVSSPERGFSGDEGPALDAPPKDETLDPNMAPQEDKAPQEDKAPIPVTDLTPEQMLSEEDLPRNKAQLEHFSQEETPQRATSPVVSGAQSPKEIHRPEELPQLCNSSEGCPCMAKLRNSALRLQYKSEPECRPALGKTCHQPEAIPLTEETCAKDEHTPQKEAPLTEETLPEEVPPKGQIPPEEVASKRQVPPREAAPTPQSPQTALEMTPEPQETPAPHSLYPPNASESKNDQVEMTTLKEEVGSLKRALELLELQVEERMTEVWVELKNERERRQLLEVQMMQRTPKTWSVGSKHAETQTL, encoded by the exons atgg AGGTCCTAGTCCTGGCCAGATACCGCGCGCAGAAGGGGGACGAGTTGAGTCTAGCTCCGGGGGACGTGGTCCGGGAGGTGTGCGCAGGGCCCGCCCGGGGCTGGCTGCGCGGAGAGCTAGGGGGCCGTCGTGGTCTCTTCCCCAAGCGCCTGGTGCAG GAGATCCCAGAGCACCTGCGGGGCACCGGGGAGGCGCGGAGGCCACGCTGCGCGCGCGGGACGAACGCATCTTCAG GTCACCCCGCCAAATTTCCGAGCCTCCAAAGATGGTGCAAAGTGAACTTCAACTACAGGCCGGAACAGGAGGACGAGCTGACGCTTCAAACTGGGGAGATAGTGGAAGTGATAAAGGAG atTGAGGACGGCTGGTGGCTGGGGAAGAAGAACGGGCAGTTGGGAGCCTTCCCATCCAACTTTGTGGAGTTGCTGGACAGTGGGTCCCCAA GCTTTGGTAACTCAGAAATGCCTTCAATCAGCCCAGATTCACAGAGGCCTCCTAAG CTGACCAATCTGACCTATGACAGCCCTCCAGACTACCTTCGAACTG TCTCTTGTCCTGAGACCTGCAGGGTCCTGTTTGACTACCAACCTGAGGCCCCAGACGAGTTGGCCCTGAGAAAGGGGGATCTGGTGAAAGTTCTGAGAAAG ACCACAGAGGACAAGGGCTGGTGGGAAGGAGAGTGCCAGGGTAGAAGAGGAGTTTTTCCAGACAACTTTGTGCTCCTGCCACcccca GTCAAGAGGTTGGTCCCACGAAAAGTGGTATCTCAAGAGTCAG CTCCTATTAAGGAACCAAAACACTTGAAGCACAAAACATACCTACCTAATGTCAAGAAGCTGCCTACAGCCACCCCTAAGCCCAGCAAAGACAA GATCTCTTCAACACCCAGTGGGGACGGTAAGAAGCGCCCCTTCCGAGACACAG GCTCCAATGGAAAGTTCCTCAGTGGAGGTCCCAGGCAACCTGGCAGAAAGCGATCTCAAACCCAGGCTCCCAGGAGGCTCTCTGTGTCCAGTAAG GAGCAAGAGCAGAGCAACCTTGCAAAGACCCCTACCCTGAATAACACCACCACCCCAGAGAAGACCTCGCTTCCAGACCAGGCCCCTAGCCCAGAGAAGATTGCTGCTCCAGACAAAGTCCCCACCCCAGAGAAGACACAGACTGTGGACGACCTGGTCCCCAACACAGAGAGCCCCACCTCAGAGACACTCAAGGATTCTAACAAAATTTCCACCACAAAGACCACTGTGGACAAGGTGTCCAGTCCAGAGAGGGGCTTTTCAGGCGACGAGGGCCCTGCCCTAGATGCCCCACCCAAAGATGAAACCCTTGACCCAAACATGGCCCCTCAAGAGGACAAGGCCCCTCAAGAGGACAAGGCCCCCATTCCAGTAACGGATTTGACCCCAGAGCAGATGCTTTCTGAAGAGGACCTACCCAGAAACAAGGCTCAGTTGGAGCACTTTTCTCAGGAGGAAACCCCACAGAGGGCCACGTCCCCTGTGGTCTCTGGGGCTCAATCCCCAAAGGAAATCCACAGGCCAGAGGAGCTCCCCCAACTGTGTAACTCCTCAGAAGGTTGCCCCTGTATGGCAAAACTGAGGAACAGCGCCCTGAGGCTCCAGTACAAGTCAGAGCCAGAGTGCAGGCCAGCCCTGGGGAAGACCTGCCATCAGCCAGAAGCCATACCCCTCACAGAGGAGACATGTGCAAAAGATGAGCATACCCCACAAAAGGAGGCACCTCTCACAGAAGAGACCCTTCCGGAAGAGGTGCCCCCCAAAGGTCAGATACCCCCTGAAGAAGTGGCTTCCAAAAGGCAGGTGCCCCCTAGAGAGGCAGCCCCTACACCCCAATCCCCACAAACTGCTTTGGAGATGACTCCAGAGCCCCAAGAGACACCCGCTCCTCATTCCCTGTACCCGCCAAATGCCTCGGAAAGCAAAAATGACCAGGTGGAAATGACCACGCTAAAGGAGGAGGTGGGGTCTCTAAAGAGGGCGCTGGAGCTTCTGGAGCTGCAGGTGGA AGAGAGGATGACCGAAGTCTGGGTGGAACTGAAGAACGAGAGGGAGCGGCGCCAGTTGCTAGAG GTTCAGATGATGCAGAGGACCCCGAAGACCTGGTCAGTGGGCTCCAAACACGCGGAGACACAAACGCTGTGA
- the Sh3d21 gene encoding SH3 domain-containing protein 21 isoform X2, producing MVQSELQLQAGTGGRADASNWGDSGSDKGGFGNSEMPSISPDSQRPPKLTNLTYDSPPDYLRTVSCPETCRVLFDYQPEAPDELALRKGDLVKVLRKTTEDKGWWEGECQGRRGVFPDNFVLLPPPVKRLVPRKVVSQESAPIKEPKHLKHKTYLPNVKKLPTATPKPSKDKISSTPSGDGKKRPFRDTGSNGKFLSGGPRQPGRKRSQTQAPRRLSVSSKEQEQSNLAKTPTLNNTTTPEKTSLPDQAPSPEKIAAPDKVPTPEKTQTVDDLVPNTESPTSETLKDSNKISTTKTTVDKVSSPERGFSGDEGPALDAPPKDETLDPNMAPQEDKAPQEDKAPIPVTDLTPEQMLSEEDLPRNKAQLEHFSQEETPQRATSPVVSGAQSPKEIHRPEELPQLCNSSEGCPCMAKLRNSALRLQYKSEPECRPALGKTCHQPEAIPLTEETCAKDEHTPQKEAPLTEETLPEEVPPKGQIPPEEVASKRQVPPREAAPTPQSPQTALEMTPEPQETPAPHSLYPPNASESKNDQVEMTTLKEEVGSLKRALELLELQVEERMTEVWVELKNERERRQLLEVQMMQRTPKTWSVGSKHAETQTL from the exons ATGGTGCAAAGTGAACTTCAACTACAGGCCGGAACAGGAGGACGAGCTGACGCTTCAAACTGGGGAGATAGTGGAAGTGATAAAGGAG GCTTTGGTAACTCAGAAATGCCTTCAATCAGCCCAGATTCACAGAGGCCTCCTAAG CTGACCAATCTGACCTATGACAGCCCTCCAGACTACCTTCGAACTG TCTCTTGTCCTGAGACCTGCAGGGTCCTGTTTGACTACCAACCTGAGGCCCCAGACGAGTTGGCCCTGAGAAAGGGGGATCTGGTGAAAGTTCTGAGAAAG ACCACAGAGGACAAGGGCTGGTGGGAAGGAGAGTGCCAGGGTAGAAGAGGAGTTTTTCCAGACAACTTTGTGCTCCTGCCACcccca GTCAAGAGGTTGGTCCCACGAAAAGTGGTATCTCAAGAGTCAG CTCCTATTAAGGAACCAAAACACTTGAAGCACAAAACATACCTACCTAATGTCAAGAAGCTGCCTACAGCCACCCCTAAGCCCAGCAAAGACAA GATCTCTTCAACACCCAGTGGGGACGGTAAGAAGCGCCCCTTCCGAGACACAG GCTCCAATGGAAAGTTCCTCAGTGGAGGTCCCAGGCAACCTGGCAGAAAGCGATCTCAAACCCAGGCTCCCAGGAGGCTCTCTGTGTCCAGTAAG GAGCAAGAGCAGAGCAACCTTGCAAAGACCCCTACCCTGAATAACACCACCACCCCAGAGAAGACCTCGCTTCCAGACCAGGCCCCTAGCCCAGAGAAGATTGCTGCTCCAGACAAAGTCCCCACCCCAGAGAAGACACAGACTGTGGACGACCTGGTCCCCAACACAGAGAGCCCCACCTCAGAGACACTCAAGGATTCTAACAAAATTTCCACCACAAAGACCACTGTGGACAAGGTGTCCAGTCCAGAGAGGGGCTTTTCAGGCGACGAGGGCCCTGCCCTAGATGCCCCACCCAAAGATGAAACCCTTGACCCAAACATGGCCCCTCAAGAGGACAAGGCCCCTCAAGAGGACAAGGCCCCCATTCCAGTAACGGATTTGACCCCAGAGCAGATGCTTTCTGAAGAGGACCTACCCAGAAACAAGGCTCAGTTGGAGCACTTTTCTCAGGAGGAAACCCCACAGAGGGCCACGTCCCCTGTGGTCTCTGGGGCTCAATCCCCAAAGGAAATCCACAGGCCAGAGGAGCTCCCCCAACTGTGTAACTCCTCAGAAGGTTGCCCCTGTATGGCAAAACTGAGGAACAGCGCCCTGAGGCTCCAGTACAAGTCAGAGCCAGAGTGCAGGCCAGCCCTGGGGAAGACCTGCCATCAGCCAGAAGCCATACCCCTCACAGAGGAGACATGTGCAAAAGATGAGCATACCCCACAAAAGGAGGCACCTCTCACAGAAGAGACCCTTCCGGAAGAGGTGCCCCCCAAAGGTCAGATACCCCCTGAAGAAGTGGCTTCCAAAAGGCAGGTGCCCCCTAGAGAGGCAGCCCCTACACCCCAATCCCCACAAACTGCTTTGGAGATGACTCCAGAGCCCCAAGAGACACCCGCTCCTCATTCCCTGTACCCGCCAAATGCCTCGGAAAGCAAAAATGACCAGGTGGAAATGACCACGCTAAAGGAGGAGGTGGGGTCTCTAAAGAGGGCGCTGGAGCTTCTGGAGCTGCAGGTGGA AGAGAGGATGACCGAAGTCTGGGTGGAACTGAAGAACGAGAGGGAGCGGCGCCAGTTGCTAGAG GTTCAGATGATGCAGAGGACCCCGAAGACCTGGTCAGTGGGCTCCAAACACGCGGAGACACAAACGCTGTGA
- the Eva1b gene encoding protein eva-1 homolog B, with the protein MDAPRRDMELLSNSLAAFAHIRANPESFGLYFVLGVCFGLLLTLCLLVISISCAPRSRPRGPALRRDPRSSTLDPEDEEDDDDEEEDTVTRLGPDDTLPGPELSADPDGPLSVNVFTSAEELERAQRLEERERILREIWRTGQPDLLGTGTLGHGPTTTGTLGRMHYY; encoded by the exons ATGGATGCCCCGCGAAGGGACATGGAGCTGCTCAGCAACAGCCTGGCGGCCTTCGCACATATCCGCG CTAACCCCGAGAGCTTCGGCCTCTACTTCGTGCTGGGCGTCTGCTTCGGCCTGCTGCTGACCCTGTGCCTGCTGGTCATCAGCATCTCCTGCGCGCCCCGCTCCCGGCCCCGGGGCCCTGCTCTGCGCCGGGACCCCCGCAGCAGTACTCTGGATCCGGAAGACGAGGAGGACGACGATGACGAGGAGGAGGACACGGTGACGAGGCTGGGCCCTGACGACACGCTGCCTGGCCCGGAGCTGTCTGCCGATCCCGATGGGCCTCTTAGCGTCAATGTCTTCACGTCGGCCGAGGAGCTGGAGCGGGCACAGCGGCTGGAGGAGCGCGAGCGGATCCTGCGAGAGATCTGGCGCACCGGGCAGCCGGACCTGCTGGGCACCGGGACGCTGGGACACGGCCCCACGACCACAGGCACACTGGGTCGCATGCACTATTACTAA